A genomic window from Thiomonas arsenitoxydans includes:
- a CDS encoding copper chaperone PCu(A)C, whose product MKRLNLSRRQTLVMTSALLMWAAAPAALAQRTGDIEVTRAQALPSIPGARNGGGFLTLVNHGQQDDKIVAAASPVCGHVELHTMSMENNIMRMREVGDIPVPAGKTLRMQPGSGYHLMFMDLKAPLKEGERVPVTVKFAHGGQMELQLKVEPRDKIAGDVPMPGKAMHGGMH is encoded by the coding sequence ATGAAGCGTCTCAATTTGAGCCGTCGCCAGACACTGGTGATGACTTCTGCCCTGCTGATGTGGGCCGCCGCCCCGGCCGCACTGGCGCAACGCACAGGGGATATCGAAGTGACACGGGCGCAGGCGCTGCCGTCGATTCCCGGTGCGCGCAATGGCGGCGGATTTCTGACTCTCGTCAACCACGGTCAGCAAGACGACAAGATCGTGGCCGCCGCCTCACCCGTCTGCGGCCATGTCGAGCTGCACACCATGAGCATGGAAAACAACATCATGCGTATGCGCGAGGTCGGCGACATTCCGGTGCCCGCAGGCAAGACCCTGCGCATGCAGCCGGGTAGCGGCTATCACCTGATGTTCATGGACTTGAAAGCCCCTCTGAAAGAGGGCGAGAGGGTGCCGGTGACGGTGAAATTCGCCCACGGCGGGCAGATGGAGCTGCAACTCAAGGTCGAGCCGCGCGACAAGATTGCGGGCGATGTGCCCATGCCGGGCAAGGCAATGCACGGCGGCATGCACTGA
- a CDS encoding thioredoxin fold domain-containing protein, whose translation MPSPQFIHRRHLLRALAAAPLMAAWPAARAQSARQAEGILANISKATFIAEGTGQRALYIFFDPNCPFCHELFKKLRAFVGKDGVQFRWIPLGMLTPSSLPKAAAILQSPDPLTAFHKNENDYDFAANGQPGGGIEPAESITPKVRAELAANLALYNSEKLFGVPVVIWRKADGRADMMIGVPSDAQIQIMLKQAR comes from the coding sequence ATGCCTTCGCCTCAATTCATTCATCGCCGTCATTTGTTGCGGGCTTTGGCGGCCGCCCCGTTGATGGCCGCTTGGCCCGCCGCCCGGGCGCAAAGCGCCCGGCAGGCCGAGGGCATTCTGGCGAATATCAGCAAGGCCACGTTCATCGCCGAGGGGACGGGGCAGCGCGCGCTCTACATTTTTTTCGATCCGAACTGCCCGTTTTGCCATGAGCTGTTCAAGAAGCTGCGTGCCTTCGTGGGCAAGGACGGGGTGCAGTTCCGCTGGATTCCGCTGGGCATGCTCACCCCCAGCAGCCTGCCCAAGGCGGCGGCCATTCTGCAGTCGCCCGATCCGCTGACGGCCTTTCACAAAAACGAGAACGACTACGACTTCGCCGCCAACGGCCAACCCGGTGGCGGCATCGAGCCGGCGGAGTCCATCACTCCCAAGGTACGCGCCGAGCTGGCGGCCAATCTCGCGCTTTACAACAGCGAAAAGCTGTTTGGCGTGCCGGTGGTGATCTGGCGCAAGGCCGATGGTCGCGCCGACATGATGATCGGCGTGCCCTCGGATGCGCAGATTCAGATCATGCTCAAGCAGGCGCGCTGA
- a CDS encoding thioredoxin fold domain-containing protein, whose protein sequence is MSEQNAVVPHAPCARPSSASRRRLLRLALAWPAATLPLFWQSPAAEAANSGTEWSADPEAARAAKLLKEIGSAYWIQEGAGPRIVYIFFDPNCPFSHKLYLATRAEVGKGGLQLRWIPVGQLEASSPGKAAAILAAPDPLKAFHKNEDDWNFGDSPAGGIRPLAHPSARVLHQLQTNAALMRQANLHTFPVMLYRTANGRAHLIVGLLPEDAIATVLRSAS, encoded by the coding sequence GTGTCTGAACAGAACGCCGTCGTTCCTCATGCGCCTTGTGCACGGCCGTCCTCGGCGTCAAGGCGGCGTCTGTTGCGGCTGGCCTTAGCGTGGCCTGCCGCGACCCTGCCACTGTTTTGGCAGTCCCCTGCGGCAGAGGCGGCGAATTCCGGCACCGAATGGTCGGCCGACCCCGAGGCGGCCCGGGCGGCCAAGCTGCTCAAGGAGATCGGCTCGGCGTATTGGATTCAGGAGGGTGCCGGGCCGCGCATCGTTTACATCTTTTTCGATCCGAATTGCCCGTTTTCGCACAAGCTCTACCTGGCCACACGGGCGGAAGTCGGCAAAGGCGGATTGCAGTTGCGTTGGATTCCGGTGGGGCAACTCGAAGCCAGCAGCCCGGGCAAGGCTGCAGCCATTCTCGCCGCGCCCGATCCGCTCAAAGCCTTCCACAAAAATGAGGACGACTGGAACTTCGGCGACAGCCCGGCAGGCGGCATCCGCCCCCTGGCCCACCCCAGCGCCCGGGTGCTGCACCAGCTTCAGACCAACGCCGCGCTCATGCGTCAGGCGAATTTGCACACCTTTCCGGTGATGCTCTATCGCACCGCCAACGGCCGTGCCCACCTGATCGTCGGCCTGCTGCCGGAAGATGCCATCGCAACCGTGCTGCGCAGCGCCAGTTGA
- a CDS encoding TonB-dependent receptor, which translates to MPKTLNPLPQLRPLALALLLAQTVLAQAQAAGETPSLPAIDVIAAPVIGAPGAPTVDLTGPQLLLRQGESSTLGAALSGLPGLTSTWYAPNADRPVVRGLDGNRVDILSNGSPLLDASAASYDHNAPLSPLAARAIELLRGPQALPYSGGAVGGVVDVIDDAIPTAPLRGVEGLAQLRGDSAFPGGSAAFSLDGGNGALGLHADGYKRRASDYVAPNGAQAESIVDGRVRNSAADGYGGGLGGGVTGRWGFVGLSVRSDANRYGTIVDPNVEIDMRSERTSLRGELRHVLGAEALALAYTHTHYRHTELDSGQPATRFVNQGDTLRLSLRRRLAGIDLQLGLQALRLAFSALGDEAFLPQTHTRNTAVFGLASGASGRWAWSAGTRLESARVNSDGEGATGIARFGAASAQRFTPMSVAVQAQYALTPQVALTSTLAHNERAPSYDELYANGPHDATGAYERGNPALRKERSNSVELGVKVENARARYSATAFLTRYSNYIGLVRGGQTVDGDGNPVPPDTPDSLPEFLYVGVQARFSGIEASLLQPLLDQGGQRLDFAARLDWVRADDLTNGQPLPRIAPLHFTPALNYTRGNWSARVEVQMAARQNRMPSSDLLGPTPGSVRVNASLTQRFTASGRTGLWFVKLSNLLDQTAYSASAIDTLRQLAPLPGRGIAAGVQISL; encoded by the coding sequence ATGCCGAAAACCCTCAACCCCTTGCCGCAATTGCGGCCTCTGGCGCTGGCGTTATTGCTCGCGCAGACCGTGCTCGCGCAGGCGCAGGCCGCTGGCGAGACCCCCTCCTTGCCTGCGATCGATGTCATCGCTGCCCCTGTCATCGGCGCACCAGGCGCCCCGACGGTCGATCTGACCGGGCCGCAGCTCCTGCTGCGCCAAGGCGAGTCGAGCACCCTCGGCGCCGCGCTTTCCGGTCTGCCGGGACTGACCTCGACCTGGTACGCGCCGAACGCCGACCGACCTGTCGTGCGCGGGCTCGATGGCAACCGGGTGGACATCCTGTCCAACGGTTCGCCGCTGCTCGACGCCTCCGCCGCGAGCTATGACCACAACGCCCCGCTCAGCCCGCTGGCGGCACGCGCCATCGAGCTGTTGCGCGGTCCGCAAGCCCTGCCCTACAGCGGCGGCGCGGTCGGCGGGGTGGTGGACGTGATCGACGACGCCATTCCCACCGCGCCCTTGCGCGGCGTCGAAGGTCTCGCTCAGCTCCGCGGCGACAGCGCGTTTCCTGGCGGATCGGCGGCGTTTTCGCTCGACGGCGGCAACGGCGCGCTCGGCCTGCACGCCGACGGCTACAAGCGTCGAGCCAGCGACTATGTCGCCCCAAACGGTGCGCAGGCAGAGTCGATCGTCGATGGCCGGGTGCGCAACTCCGCCGCCGACGGCTACGGCGGCGGTCTGGGCGGCGGGGTGACCGGCCGCTGGGGATTTGTCGGCCTTTCGGTGCGCAGCGATGCCAACCGCTATGGCACCATCGTCGATCCCAACGTGGAAATCGACATGCGCTCCGAACGCACCAGCTTGCGCGGGGAACTGCGGCATGTACTCGGCGCCGAGGCGCTCGCCCTGGCTTACACCCATACCCATTACCGCCATACCGAACTCGACTCCGGCCAGCCCGCGACCCGGTTCGTCAACCAGGGCGACACGCTGCGGCTGTCGCTGCGCCGCCGCTTGGCCGGCATCGACTTGCAACTGGGTTTGCAGGCGCTGCGATTGGCCTTTTCCGCGCTGGGGGACGAGGCCTTCCTGCCGCAGACCCACACCCGCAATACCGCGGTTTTCGGCCTGGCCAGCGGCGCCAGCGGGCGCTGGGCCTGGTCGGCCGGGACGCGGCTGGAAAGCGCGCGGGTGAATTCAGACGGTGAAGGCGCCACGGGAATCGCCCGCTTTGGCGCCGCCAGCGCGCAGCGCTTCACGCCGATGAGCGTGGCGGTGCAGGCGCAATACGCGCTCACGCCGCAGGTGGCGCTCACCAGCACGCTTGCGCACAACGAGCGCGCGCCCAGCTACGACGAGCTCTACGCCAACGGCCCGCACGACGCCACCGGCGCCTACGAGCGGGGCAACCCCGCGCTGCGCAAGGAGCGCAGCAACAGCGTGGAGCTGGGCGTGAAGGTGGAAAACGCCAGAGCGCGCTATTCAGCCACCGCCTTTCTCACCCGCTACAGCAATTACATCGGGCTGGTTCGCGGGGGCCAAACCGTTGATGGCGATGGAAATCCGGTGCCGCCAGACACGCCAGATTCGCTGCCGGAATTTCTCTACGTCGGCGTGCAGGCGCGCTTTTCCGGCATCGAGGCCAGCCTGTTGCAGCCCCTGCTCGACCAGGGCGGGCAGCGACTGGATTTCGCCGCACGGCTCGACTGGGTGCGCGCCGACGACCTGACCAACGGCCAGCCGCTGCCGCGCATCGCCCCGCTGCACTTCACCCCGGCGCTGAACTACACCCGCGGCAACTGGAGCGCGCGCGTCGAAGTGCAAATGGCCGCACGGCAAAACCGCATGCCCAGCAGCGATCTGCTCGGCCCGACTCCTGGGTCTGTGCGCGTCAACGCCAGCCTGACGCAGCGCTTCACGGCAAGTGGCCGCACCGGGCTGTGGTTCGTGAAACTGAGCAACCTCCTCGACCAGACGGCTTACAGCGCCAGCGCGATCGACACCCTGCGCCAACTCGCGCCGCTGCCCGGACGCGGCATCGCCGCCGGGGTGCAGATTAGCCTGTGA
- the ubiD gene encoding 4-hydroxy-3-polyprenylbenzoate decarboxylase, with product MKYRDLRDFLSQLETLSLLRRTAEPVSPHLDMTVVCDALLRRGGPAVLFERPTGYAMPVLGNLFGTPQRVALGMGAQDVSELRRIGEVLARLKEPEAPKGLKDAGELMHLVKAVWDMRPSTVSRPACQQVVLEGGDVDLNRLPMQTCWPGDVAPLLTWGLVITRGPQNVPQPRKRQNLGIYRQQRIGRRQLIMRWLAHRGGALDFREFALANPGRPFPVAVALGADPATTLGAVTPVPDTLSEYQFAGLLRGARTEVARCVGLDLQVPASAEIVLEGHLPPAPAGWKGESETGVPLMEKNGYLHALEGPFGDHTGYYNEQDWFPVFEVERITHREQPIYHSTYTGKPPDEPAVLGVALNEVFVPILQKQYPEIVDFYLPPEGCSYRLAVVSIRKAYAGHAKRVMFGIWGFLRQFLYTKFIIVTDDDVNIRDWNDVIWAITTRMDPVRDTLLVDNTPIDYLDFASPQSGLGGKMGLDATHKWPGETQREWGRAIVPDAQAQARMQGLIDALLACPIAT from the coding sequence ATGAAATATCGGGATCTGCGCGACTTTCTCTCCCAACTGGAGACTCTTTCCCTGCTGCGGCGCACGGCCGAGCCCGTTTCGCCGCATCTCGACATGACGGTGGTTTGCGACGCCCTGCTTCGCAGGGGTGGGCCAGCGGTGTTGTTTGAAAGGCCGACGGGCTACGCCATGCCGGTTCTAGGCAATCTGTTTGGCACGCCGCAGCGCGTGGCGCTGGGGATGGGGGCGCAAGACGTGAGCGAGCTGCGCCGCATCGGCGAAGTGCTCGCCCGCCTGAAGGAGCCTGAAGCGCCGAAAGGCTTGAAAGATGCGGGCGAGTTGATGCATCTGGTCAAAGCGGTGTGGGACATGCGCCCGAGTACCGTTTCGCGCCCCGCCTGCCAGCAGGTCGTGCTGGAGGGCGGCGACGTCGACCTGAACCGCCTGCCGATGCAGACCTGCTGGCCGGGCGACGTGGCGCCGCTGCTCACTTGGGGACTGGTCATCACGCGAGGCCCGCAAAACGTGCCGCAACCCCGCAAGCGGCAAAATCTGGGCATCTACCGCCAGCAGCGCATCGGCCGCCGCCAGCTCATCATGCGCTGGCTCGCCCACCGGGGCGGCGCCCTCGATTTCAGGGAATTCGCCCTGGCCAATCCTGGGCGACCCTTCCCTGTGGCCGTTGCGCTGGGCGCCGATCCGGCCACCACGCTGGGCGCGGTCACGCCCGTACCCGACACCTTGAGCGAATACCAGTTCGCAGGCCTGCTGCGCGGGGCGCGCACCGAAGTGGCTCGCTGCGTGGGGCTCGATCTACAGGTTCCCGCCTCGGCGGAAATCGTGCTCGAAGGCCATCTGCCGCCCGCTCCAGCCGGGTGGAAGGGTGAGAGCGAAACCGGCGTGCCGCTGATGGAAAAAAACGGCTATCTCCACGCGCTCGAAGGCCCGTTCGGCGATCACACCGGCTATTACAACGAACAAGACTGGTTTCCGGTGTTCGAGGTCGAGCGCATCACCCATCGCGAGCAGCCGATCTACCACTCCACCTACACCGGCAAGCCGCCGGACGAGCCCGCCGTGCTGGGCGTGGCGCTCAACGAGGTGTTCGTGCCCATCCTGCAGAAACAATACCCCGAGATCGTGGACTTCTATCTGCCGCCCGAGGGCTGCAGCTACCGGCTCGCCGTGGTGTCCATCCGCAAGGCCTACGCCGGTCACGCCAAGCGGGTGATGTTCGGCATCTGGGGCTTTCTGCGGCAGTTTCTCTACACCAAATTCATCATCGTCACCGACGACGATGTGAACATCCGCGACTGGAACGACGTGATCTGGGCCATCACCACCCGCATGGACCCGGTGCGAGACACGCTGCTGGTGGACAACACGCCGATCGACTATCTGGACTTCGCCTCGCCGCAGTCGGGCCTGGGCGGAAAAATGGGGCTGGACGCCACCCACAAGTGGCCGGGCGAGACTCAGCGCGAATGGGGCCGAGCCATCGTGCCGGATGCCCAGGCGCAGGCTCGCATGCAAGGCTTGATCGACGCCCTGCTGGCGTGCCCGATTGCGACATAA
- a CDS encoding SLAC1 anion channel family protein, with protein sequence MALFVLLLLGYGAKALRYPGELRAEFNHPVRISFFPAISISALLLSIAFLHVQPVWSQAMWWGGITLHLVFTVVIMSSWIHHTHYQIQHSTPAWFIPVVGNILVPIAGMTHGSPEISWFFFSVGLVFWIVLLTVMMNRFFFHPPVPAKLLPTLFILIAPPAVGFLSYLALDGGVIDNFARVLFYVALFTTLLLFYQIPQFRKVPFFMSWWAYSFPLAAITIASLTMGSKIGSSFLIGLGGALLALTSALIALLVVLTLKAIGDGKVFIPE encoded by the coding sequence CTGGCGCTGTTTGTCTTGCTGCTGCTGGGCTATGGCGCCAAGGCCCTGCGCTACCCCGGCGAACTCAGGGCCGAGTTCAACCACCCGGTGCGCATCAGCTTCTTCCCGGCCATCTCCATCAGCGCGCTGCTGCTGTCCATCGCCTTTTTGCATGTGCAGCCCGTCTGGTCGCAGGCCATGTGGTGGGGCGGCATTACGCTGCATCTGGTGTTCACCGTGGTCATCATGTCGTCGTGGATTCACCATACGCACTACCAAATCCAGCACTCCACACCGGCCTGGTTCATTCCGGTGGTAGGCAACATACTGGTGCCCATTGCCGGCATGACGCACGGCTCGCCCGAAATCTCTTGGTTCTTTTTCAGCGTCGGGCTGGTGTTCTGGATCGTGCTGCTCACAGTGATGATGAACCGCTTCTTCTTCCACCCGCCGGTGCCCGCCAAGCTGCTGCCCACGCTGTTCATCCTCATCGCACCTCCGGCGGTCGGCTTCCTGTCGTATCTGGCGCTGGACGGCGGCGTGATCGACAACTTCGCCCGCGTGCTGTTCTATGTGGCGCTGTTCACCACCCTGCTGCTGTTCTATCAAATTCCGCAGTTCCGCAAAGTGCCGTTCTTCATGTCGTGGTGGGCCTATTCCTTCCCGCTGGCCGCCATCACCATCGCTTCGCTGACCATGGGCAGCAAGATTGGCAGCAGCTTTCTAATAGGCTTGGGCGGGGCGCTGCTGGCGCTGACCTCCGCGCTCATCGCCCTGCTCGTGGTGCTCACCCTCAAGGCTATCGGGGACGGCAAGGTGTTCATCCCGGAATGA
- the pdxH gene encoding pyridoxamine 5'-phosphate oxidase, translating to MKSLSDLRKDYSRAELDEAHAKADPLKQFEHWLQQAMDAQVPEPNAMTLATVGENGRPSTRVVLIKHVDARGIVWYTNYHSRKGRELAAHAFAALQFHWVELERVVRIEGRVEQVSAEESDAYFASRPLTSRIGAWASPQSEPIDGRAVLLKRAAEFGLRYGISPPRPPHWGGYRLIPDAWEFWQGRPSRLHDRLAYALQADGRWKRQRLAP from the coding sequence ATGAAATCACTTTCCGATTTGCGCAAAGACTACAGCCGGGCCGAACTGGACGAGGCTCACGCCAAGGCCGATCCGCTCAAACAGTTCGAGCATTGGCTGCAGCAGGCCATGGACGCACAGGTGCCCGAGCCCAATGCCATGACCCTGGCCACCGTGGGCGAAAACGGCCGCCCCTCCACCCGCGTCGTGCTGATCAAACACGTCGATGCGCGCGGCATTGTCTGGTACACCAACTATCACAGCCGCAAGGGCCGTGAGCTGGCGGCGCACGCCTTTGCCGCGCTGCAGTTCCACTGGGTGGAGCTCGAGCGCGTGGTGCGCATCGAGGGGCGGGTGGAGCAGGTCAGTGCCGAAGAGTCGGACGCTTATTTCGCCAGCCGACCGCTGACCTCGCGCATCGGCGCCTGGGCCTCGCCGCAGAGCGAGCCCATCGACGGGCGCGCCGTCCTGCTCAAACGCGCCGCGGAATTCGGTCTGCGCTACGGCATCAGCCCGCCGCGTCCGCCGCACTGGGGCGGCTATCGTCTGATTCCCGATGCCTGGGAGTTCTGGCAGGGGCGACCCTCCCGTCTGCACGACCGACTGGCGTATGCGCTGCAGGCCGATGGCCGTTGGAAGCGCCAACGCCTGGCGCCTTGA
- a CDS encoding HPP family protein, translating to MSAVQAAGSPRVGIAEWFRVSLGAVLGVAAVGAISQWVEGASGWTQLAWLVAPIGASAVIVFALPSSPLGRPWSVIGGNTLGTLAGITCALWIGPPWLAAGMAVGGAIALMLQARCLHPPGGAAALLAVLTHTTDWRFAFMPVALNSALLVLCALLWHAATRRPHPAPQPAADAVLPNADELSSAIDAAVARYGEVLDIDRATLRGLLEDAQTQAYQQRLDSVRCSDIMQRDVQTARPDDSVADALHRLEEHGIKALPVIDAQRQVIGIVTAADLRTDPDAAPSAMRESATPVAARMTRRVQVVSAARHLSELIPLFAGSGHHHIPVVDDAARLVGMITQSDVMRALHRPAQQGHPDTTG from the coding sequence ATGAGCGCGGTACAGGCCGCGGGCAGCCCGCGCGTAGGCATCGCCGAATGGTTTCGTGTTTCGCTGGGCGCAGTGCTGGGCGTGGCCGCCGTGGGCGCGATCAGCCAGTGGGTCGAAGGCGCAAGCGGCTGGACACAGCTTGCGTGGTTGGTCGCACCCATCGGCGCCAGCGCCGTCATAGTGTTTGCGCTGCCCAGCAGCCCGCTGGGACGGCCCTGGTCGGTGATTGGCGGCAACACCCTCGGCACGCTAGCGGGAATTACCTGCGCCCTCTGGATCGGCCCGCCTTGGCTGGCAGCCGGCATGGCCGTCGGCGGAGCGATTGCGCTGATGCTTCAGGCGCGATGCCTGCACCCGCCAGGCGGCGCGGCGGCCTTGCTGGCGGTGTTGACCCACACCACGGACTGGCGTTTTGCCTTCATGCCAGTTGCCTTGAACTCCGCGCTGCTCGTGCTCTGTGCCCTGTTGTGGCATGCGGCCACGCGCAGACCGCACCCCGCCCCGCAGCCCGCGGCTGACGCCGTGTTGCCCAATGCGGACGAACTCTCCAGCGCCATCGACGCCGCGGTGGCCCGCTACGGCGAAGTGCTCGACATCGACCGCGCCACCCTGCGTGGCCTGCTCGAAGACGCCCAGACGCAGGCCTACCAACAGCGGCTGGACAGCGTGCGCTGCAGCGACATCATGCAGCGTGACGTGCAGACCGCCCGCCCCGATGACAGCGTGGCCGACGCCCTGCATCGCCTGGAAGAGCATGGCATCAAGGCGCTTCCCGTGATCGACGCACAGCGGCAGGTCATCGGCATCGTCACCGCGGCCGATCTGCGCACCGACCCGGATGCAGCGCCCAGCGCCATGCGTGAGTCGGCCACGCCCGTTGCCGCGCGCATGACGCGGCGGGTGCAGGTGGTATCTGCAGCACGGCATCTGTCGGAGCTGATTCCGCTCTTCGCGGGCAGCGGCCACCATCACATTCCGGTGGTCGATGACGCCGCACGCTTGGTTGGCATGATCACGCAAAGCGACGTCATGCGCGCCCTGCACCGGCCCGCGCAGCAAGGACACCCGGACACCACAGGGTAA
- a CDS encoding lytic transglycosylase domain-containing protein, translated as MLNAMQSSLPRARRLAGGFWELTHQTLMMVGLFVVAGGAYLYFQPQAMTTLDRGLTQWVMARKTAADELQALAQKPADALLPMVQAEPAPGNGLPVLTPQQRTVSNWLARRYSIAPNAMAQLVSAAWTVGRQQKLDPLLILAVMAVESSFNPYAASGVGATGLMQVMANVHRDKFAPFGGPQASIDPLANMRVGALVLKDAIQRGGSVRAGLRYYVGATNDASEGGYADKVLAEQAQLERVAGVAPKPVATPMTASTAGHIVAPHAAPATAKSTVAAEPEQKHASLT; from the coding sequence ATGTTGAACGCCATGCAATCTTCCCTGCCGCGCGCACGTCGGCTGGCAGGTGGATTTTGGGAATTGACCCACCAGACTTTGATGATGGTGGGCTTGTTTGTGGTGGCCGGAGGTGCGTATCTGTACTTCCAGCCTCAAGCGATGACGACCCTGGACCGCGGCCTCACGCAGTGGGTCATGGCGCGCAAGACAGCGGCTGACGAACTTCAGGCGCTGGCGCAAAAGCCGGCCGATGCCCTGCTGCCCATGGTGCAGGCGGAGCCCGCGCCAGGCAATGGCTTGCCGGTGCTCACGCCGCAACAGCGCACGGTCTCCAACTGGCTGGCGCGGCGCTACAGCATTGCGCCCAATGCCATGGCGCAGCTCGTCAGCGCCGCCTGGACGGTCGGTCGCCAGCAAAAACTCGATCCTCTGCTCATTCTGGCGGTGATGGCGGTCGAGTCTTCGTTCAATCCTTATGCAGCCAGCGGCGTGGGCGCCACCGGCCTCATGCAAGTGATGGCCAATGTGCACCGCGACAAGTTCGCTCCCTTTGGCGGGCCGCAAGCCAGTATCGATCCGCTGGCCAATATGCGCGTGGGCGCGCTGGTGCTCAAGGATGCCATCCAGCGCGGCGGTTCGGTGCGCGCGGGCTTGCGCTACTACGTCGGCGCCACGAATGACGCGAGCGAGGGCGGTTATGCCGACAAAGTGCTGGCCGAACAGGCGCAGCTCGAACGAGTGGCCGGCGTAGCGCCCAAGCCGGTCGCAACGCCGATGACGGCCAGCACGGCGGGCCACATCGTCGCGCCGCATGCGGCGCCTGCCACGGCCAAATCGACGGTGGCCGCAGAGCCTGAACAAAAACACGCCTCACTCACCTGA
- a CDS encoding thioredoxin fold domain-containing protein — protein MTLNRRAALRTAFAAVVAASVMGLAPFASAQQTQNPAAVKVLGEMGKATIITEGRGPRVIYIFFDANCPYCHELYTNLRPKVGKDGLEIRWVPVAVLTPTSVTKGAAILQAPDRLKAFHENENTYGKGPTGQGGGIAPASKVLPATSAILNANNALLEATKSPGVPTLLYRDKQGDALLVVGPPDAQQLKDILASVK, from the coding sequence ATGACTCTCAACCGCCGCGCTGCGTTGCGCACTGCCTTTGCCGCCGTCGTCGCGGCCAGCGTCATGGGTCTGGCGCCTTTTGCCAGCGCCCAGCAGACCCAGAACCCCGCCGCCGTCAAAGTGCTCGGCGAGATGGGCAAGGCCACGATCATCACCGAAGGTCGTGGGCCGCGCGTGATCTACATCTTTTTCGACGCCAACTGCCCCTACTGCCACGAGCTCTACACCAACCTGCGCCCGAAAGTGGGCAAGGACGGACTGGAGATTCGCTGGGTGCCCGTGGCCGTGCTCACCCCCACCAGCGTGACCAAAGGCGCCGCCATTCTTCAGGCGCCAGACCGTCTCAAAGCGTTTCACGAAAACGAGAACACCTACGGCAAAGGGCCGACAGGGCAGGGCGGCGGCATCGCCCCGGCCAGCAAGGTACTGCCCGCCACAAGCGCCATCCTCAACGCCAACAACGCCTTGCTCGAAGCCACCAAATCGCCGGGCGTTCCGACCCTGCTCTACCGCGACAAACAGGGCGACGCCCTGCTCGTCGTCGGCCCGCCTGATGCGCAGCAGCTCAAGGACATCCTCGCGAGCGTGAAGTAG
- the msrA gene encoding peptide-methionine (S)-S-oxide reductase MsrA — protein sequence MSDFNLPALPQRITLAGGCFWCLDAAYRPLRGVLRVECGYSNGTTLRPSYREVCTGQTGHAEVVRLDFDPDVLSLDTVLEVFFAMHDPTTLNRQGNDVGTQYRSGIYTHDAAQLAAVRAYVQGLRDQALFTDPIVTEIAPEANYSPAESEHQDYFTHHPYQGYCAAVIAPKVDKLRRQYAALLRKDA from the coding sequence ATGTCCGACTTCAATTTGCCCGCATTGCCCCAGCGCATCACCCTCGCTGGCGGTTGTTTTTGGTGCCTCGACGCCGCCTACCGCCCGCTGCGCGGTGTGCTGCGCGTGGAGTGCGGCTACAGCAATGGCACGACGCTGCGCCCCAGTTACCGTGAGGTCTGCACGGGGCAGACCGGCCATGCCGAAGTGGTCCGGCTGGATTTCGACCCCGATGTGCTGAGTCTGGACACGGTGCTCGAGGTATTTTTCGCCATGCACGACCCCACCACTTTGAACCGGCAGGGCAACGATGTCGGCACGCAATACCGCTCGGGCATCTACACCCATGACGCAGCCCAGCTCGCCGCCGTGCGCGCCTATGTGCAAGGCCTGCGCGATCAAGCGCTTTTCACCGATCCCATCGTGACCGAGATCGCACCGGAAGCGAACTACAGCCCCGCCGAGTCCGAACATCAAGACTATTTCACGCACCATCCCTATCAGGGCTACTGCGCCGCGGTGATTGCGCCGAAGGTCGATAAGCTGCGCCGCCAATACGCCGCCTTGCTGCGTAAGGATGCATGA